The Panthera uncia isolate 11264 chromosome B3 unlocalized genomic scaffold, Puncia_PCG_1.0 HiC_scaffold_1, whole genome shotgun sequence genome segment TGTccaaaaaaaggaatgagattaTGAAAAAGCTCAGTTAACTTGATCCAAAGCTCTGAGTAATTCTTCACCCTGCAGTAGGTTTCTGCTGCCTTGTACAGGAGCATTAACTTCACAATCATAACTGGTCAGTTGTGGTAATCCACTCTCATCCATTGATTGCCCCAGCAGTCTACATgctaaatctgaaaaacaaagacataCCTAAGTATTCATTCACCTAGTCAATGAATATTACTGAACACTCACTGTGCTATAGGTATTGCAGAAAACTAAAGCAAATAAGTTCTGGGTTTCTAGTCTACAGGGCAAAACCACAACTATGTGAAAAAGCAAGTGGAATAAAGTGTTACTGGTGCTATGTCAGAAGTGTTTAAAGGATACAATGATGGCACAAAGAAGTGATAAATCAATTCTGAAAAAGGCATACAAATGTACAAGTTTTAGCTTCTATTGAATATTGATGGTACACAAAGATAAATCAAAAGTTCCATCTTGAATAGCTATTCCTGTATTCACCACCAGTGGATAAACTGCTACCTTAGTTTTTAATGAtgctaaagaatgaaaatcaCTTTGAAAGTAAAGCTTCTAAATAAAAaactttcatacattttaattctCTGTGGGATGTTCAAGGGTAGAAAGAATAAACTAACCAGAGGGTATTAAAATAATTGTCTTTTGCTCCATTCCATTCTGCTCACTAGATTTGCATCCTTTTACGCGTTTCCAAGAAAGTGATGTAGTAGTTGCACGATCATCTGGCTGCTGTAATAATGTTCCCTAAAAACAGCACAGTTAATTTTACTATGTTGAAATTTTGTAAAAGCAGAAACTTACTTTGTAAAAGCAGATTAATAACCGTACATAGGCAAATTTCTTAAATAtggttctaaattatttttaattatttctcttaatACTACTATGGATAAAGTCATTTGCCACTCATTATGGCAACTGTTTCTGTAAATGCTTTCCAGTAAATATAGTCTGAAAATATCAGTATGAATTATACCAGCACTAACTTAACTTtaactactgtttttttttggaGGTAAGAAGGAAAAGTAACTGTAAGGGAAGAGAACAAGACTGGTGGTGACACTGAGGTTAGAATGAAGGGAGAAATTCactttttacttaaaatacatcTGCTTTGTTTGGAATTTTTACAATGAGAATGTAgtcattaaatgtatttttttttaatgtttcattttggagagagagggagacagagacagagacagagagacagagagacagagagagagagagagagagagagagagagagagagatggggaggcgctgagagagagggagacagaggatccaaagcaggctctgtgctgatagcaaagagcctgatgcggggcttggaactcaaactgtgagatcatgacctgagctgaagtccgatgcttaaccaactgagccacccagataccctcatttaaatgtatttttatgaaatagtcttttataccaagtgaaagaaacaatgttTAACCTCTGAATATATAACTTTCGTAtatggaagaaatgagaaatcaCCTATATATTGACTCACATTGTATACAGCACATTAGCTTCtatacaacagaaaaagaaacatattctCACACTTACAATTCCTACTGCTTGAAAAAGTGAACCGTCATGTTCTATTTTTCGCTTTCTCTGAGCATTCTGCAAAGCTAGTATCTTTGGATTTAGTTCTTCTTCAGGAATGGTAgttctgggaaaaaaaacacatagttgctttactatttttaaaatacccaaCTAACTTTTtttgagcaaaataaatgatgcCTGTTTTCCAACATTAAGGAATATAATGTTAATATGTAAGAGAATTTTTCTGATTACTAAAGTTTATCATCTGAAGTCAaagctcagtttttaaaagaaaatttcttaaaatatgcatttaccTATTTATAAAATAGATCTGAACAGAACTAAGTTGACATTTTTGTAGGTTAAAGTTAAATACTGGCTTTTCCATTCCAGCCAGTACAAATATTCCTGGGACTATTATAAGTGTAACTTCACATTTCTATGGCGTTTTTAGTTTATAAAACATTGCATGTTCATTAGCTCATTTTAGTCTCACACCAATCTCCAAGAGGTATAAAAcacccattttataaatgagaaacctGAGGCTTGTTAGCAATGGGACTTGGAGCAAATTACCTGGTTAGTTGCAGATATGGAAGTGCCTTCTAGATCTCCTGATACCAATTCCCCTCCCAGTAATCTTCCCACGAAGCCACTTTGCCCTCAGTATTGATCTGGTTGTCAAACCTGAACTATctccatttaaaattaatattaagtaGTAAAGAACTGTTTTATGTATCAGGCACATGAATTCTGttatctattttgtcttttcaagaacTCCTCCCCCCAGCCCATACACAATCACAACAGCTTCTTGCTCTGTTCCATATAGTTGAAAATGCCGTATGAGTGATACATAATTCAAACTGCTCTCCTacatgcagttttgttttgtattttaaaaaattctgtaaaacCTTCATTATTATAGataggcaggttttttttttttttttaattttttttttcaacattttttatttatttttgggacagagagagacagagcatgaacgggggaggggcagagagagagggagacacagaatcggaaacaggctccaggctccgagccatcagcccagagcctgacgcggggctcgaactcacggaccgcgagatcgtgacctggctgaagtcggacgcttaaccgactgcgccacccaggcgcccctagataggcaggtttttaaattcttatagaaatatattatctTTATGGAGTACAGTGCAATCTATCATATAAATATCATCTTAGTAGTAGCACTTCTAATGATTTATCAGCACGTGTAAGGGGGGctaaggggaagagggagagagggagaatctgaagcaggctccaaccccCCACTAAGCATGCAGCTTGacacgaggctcaatcccatgaccctgagatcacaacccaagccaaaatcaagagttgaacacttaaccaactgagacacccaggcacttctTAATGGGTTATCTTTAATCTTTGCTCTAAAGCTGTAAGTCATCTGGTTTAGTGCAACATGTTGATTTTGCAATTAGGTCATAAAGAAAAAGCCTTCGTACAGTTCTGCAAGTATTTAGTGCATACTATTTTGATACTAATGTGAAAAAAAGTGACTAGATGTTAGACTTTGGTTTTGACAAGCACACAGTTGTTCAGAAAACGGAATATCCCATAGTCCTCTGTAGCTAATAGTAAACTGTAAATTATAGGTCATAGCCAATTCTATTACTATATTCACTCATCTTCTAATAGCCATTTAGTGACCAAATATTAATACAATGAAATGTTTAAGAGACTGTCACTGCCTTAAAGGTCAGAGCCTATAGTCATTTGGTGACATACtaatttataaagtaatataaacGCTTCCTTGTTAATCTAAAGCCCCAAGATCTTTTCTTAGTTCTGGGAAAAGGTTTCTCCTAGCATTCTAGTTCAAAACAGTGATGAAAGGCAGGAGAAGAAAAGTCATAGACTCTTGTTATGGCAGTGCTTTTTCCTTGCTGTTGTTATCTGGTTCAGTGTAGGCACAACAGAAATTGTTTCTTTCCTCTACAAACTGCCTCTCTGACTAGCTAAAACTTGTTTCCTTTGATTACAGcctcaaatttaaaatgtcaaatccCGCTACAAATTATATACAGaaattataacttaaaatttGGGTAGTGTACAGGTATTTGTTCAAACTAACTCCACAAAAGCAATATCATAAATCATGTTCAGATTCCTGTTGTAGCTCTTAAACCTATAGTCTAGCTAATGTTCTataaaaatgtaatggaaaaaaagcacaattatacataaattttaaaaggaggcTTATAAATACCTATGTTGAATACTGAGGACTGAAGATCATCAGGCTCAATGTGAAATGGGGAATTGGAAATACCCTTACGTTGGAAGGTCTTTTATTCAGGTAAGCTTTAAAATAGctcaaagagacagaaacagtgagGAGAATTAACTAGTCTGATTTAAACAACTGCAAAAAACAGGGCCAATTTTTGTACATTTACTGAACTTACTGgctgcatttaatttttagaagtacTAGAAGATCCTCCTACCTCCTACATTTAGATAGGTGCTAAGGTTATcttcaagaaaacaaatacacaagtTTAATTTGAGTGCTTGTTTTAAGTCCAGAATTTGTATGTCAAAAACATATTACCAGAAAGTCTTCTATGCTTAGAAATAAGATATCACCACAcatactttctcaaaaataataaatcaactaTAACTTTAATGTTGTATATAATTACCTTTGACTCAAAGTGACAGATAACACATTAGGGCTTCTTGGATGAGATTTTTCTGTCTGTTCTATGACTCCTTTTCCTGCTCTGTTTGGTGAGGCTGTCCGACTTCCAGTATCACCATACAGTGATGTTGTGGCACCAGTAGTTACTTTGGGTACATGGGTAGGAGATGGAGATGCAATCAGTATTTTAATGTCTTCTATACCATCTTTTGTCACTGTTTTTAATTCATCAGTGGTGGCAGTGGTACTGGTAGTGGTAACAGGAGGTTCCTCCTGCATCTGAGCCGGCTGGAATACTGTAATTGTGCCCACGCTTTGAGGGCTTGTAGAACTGCTTTCCAGTGGCGACAACTGATCAAAGGAACGTAACTGGAAGTCATCATCCATTGGGATGTAAGGAGCTAACATCTCCAAGTCTAAATCCGTGtcctttaaagcaaaaaatacatGAGTTTTTCAATGGCCACATCTTATAAAAGAATAACAAGTTAAACCCAAAGTCACTTCCAACTAACAATTAATAAAGtttaacagaaaatataataagCAAGTTTATATACCTGGGTGGAAAATGGATTCTTGGCTTCTGTGTCTTCAGCAAAAAGTTTCTCTACCAATTCCAGCTTAAATTCATTGACCATATCACTATCCACATCAAAACAATATTCACTGGGACTGGTAGGCTGTAAAAGGAATTCAATGGGTTTACTTTTCCCTGAGGAAACCTGCACATATTTTGCTAGTTGTTAGAATTCTTAAACCAACAAAGTCCATCTCTTCTATCACATTTTATCTAACTAGAGGGAAGTTAAACTTTTGAACTTACCCTTGTAACTAATTTTGCCAACACATGCATTTCTGTGTAACATCATTTATGAAATTAGGACTAAAAGGTATTGATCTGCTTCTAGGAGAATTCATTTAATAATTCAACGCCCACATGGTACCTAATTGGCCAATAATTAGATATGATATACTTACTATTCACTGGACTCTACCTTTGTACTGAGAGGCCACGCTACTGTGGTGATCTACCTAAAAATCTCACATCTACCCTGGGATGAAGTAGGGGTAGAGACTTAAGTTGTTTTACTTGCATTCACCTTAACATATGTAGTACGATTTTGGGAGTTCTGAGCAAGGATTATAACCAGAAAACCAAAGCTATATAATTTAAGCATAAACTTTTGCTTCcctcattttaacatttttgttagatttacctTTGtctgataaaaaacaaaatgaatcaaTAGATTTTTATGCTGGGGAAGGTGAGCCACCAAAGCACAGAGGCTTTGAGATGTCAAATCTCCCGAAGGCTATGAGATGTCAAATCTCCTCTTAGCCTGCCAGTTtgaattgataaatatttaatgtaaactTATTCACCATTTATTAAGGCTTATTTGTGCCTCACCAAGTCGGAATATTCAAGTCTGAGTTGTGCTACTCCTGAGCTATCTTTAGATATAGGAAGCTGTACTGAATCAAAATTGAATCATTCTAGATTTAGAAATAGAGCCCCATGTGACATCGTTAGGCTTGGTCTCAGCCTAGCCCTTAAAGactattttctttgtgtttatagaAAAACTATTATCAAGACAACTTGAATAAAAAATAGTTACCAAGTATTTGCTCTGTGTAAGACTTGgtattttcatgttaaatttaCCCAGAATTTCAAGTAATGGAAATTGGACAAAGTTCAGCAATTAGCCCTTCCCTTTTCAAGCTTTGCTAAAGTAAGGTTTTTGCTACTTGACAATTCTCCAACACAATGAGTAGTATGTATGGGCTTGGAGCTATTATAGGCACAGACATTATTCTCTATCAATGACTAAATTCAAAACTTTTTTGGCACTCATTTTGTAAATACATTCCTGAACATTAAAGTATGAAAGTTATGCTCTTCTTTTATTATGACACCTACCTCAGGTGAACTCTGTCTAGTGCTTCCATCAGAAGGACTAGCTGGCTGATCTTGAATCTGGGGCATAGTAAAAGAAAGTTCCAGTGACTCTGGATTTGGCTCTAATTTTAGTACAACTTCTTGATTGAGTGCAGGGTCAGCACTACTTCGAAGTGGCTTTGGAGTTTCAGAAGCAGGTAATGGAGACATTGCCAAATTTATGTTCTGTAATTTTTCATTGGATGAGGGAAGCATTACATCATTATACAATGGAACTTCCTCAAGTTGCTGGTCATCAGTTTCTGTGTCTATAGGTAAAAAATTATTAGTCAATTTAAAGAATagctatattttaatatatacagaaatgcaaGCCCCCTTTTACAACACGTCTAATTCACTCAAACAAAAATGTTGCTAAATTTTCCTTCATCAGAAAGTTTACAGATCTTATGGTACAACTCTAAATCTGAATTATCTTTCCAATCTACTATTGACAGCTCCTATTATATTTATAGCATAAAAACCCCCacaagggcacccgggtggctcagctggttaagcttccaactcttgattgtggctcaggtcatgaactcacagttctgTGGCACTGAGCCTGCGTTGGGTGGGCTCCctgtggacagtgcagagcctgcttggaattctcactctctttctctctgcccctcccccacttacatgtgctctctccctcaaaataaatattaaaaacaaaaaaataaccaacTCTGCAATTCCAACCCTTTCACaccttttattcattaaaatttaactAACTTTGaaattacagttttcattttcaatgtcTGATATTATGGTATGACTGGTGATTTATCCTTTAGTGAACTATGCCTATTGCAATAGAACTCTGCTCAATTGTGGAGAAAATAGGGCAGTGGGAAATACAGAAATAGCAGGGTGGTTGAGAAACATTGAAGTGGGAAGAAGAAATACCTAAGCACCCTTTGAAGCACAATTTCCAATAATATGACAGAAGCAGGAGTGCTGAGAAATTACAGAGgcaaaaatatttaagcaaatacTTTGAagactttgaaaaacaaattatataagaCTACAACATCCAAATGATTACCAACAAAAAATGTCCAAATTCAGTTAAAATGGGCTTACAGCAATAGACATAGTTTAGGCAATCAACACAATAACTAAAGACCCACCATTGCTGCCGAAATCTAAAGATATGATTGTGTCTCCAGCAGCTGGGGCCAGCAAAGTTAAAGCATCAGGTTCCTTCTTAAGTTTATCAAACAGACTACTTGTGTCTTCTGATTCAACTTTGGTGAACAGCTGAGTCATTTTCATATCTGAAGATTCAACTGGTTTGAGGACACATTCTGTTTGTTGAAGGGAGAAAATCAAGTCGTGCTGAATAATACCACTGTCAAAAAAGAGAGATTAGTAATTCTTAACTGAGCACTGACACAATGCAGGGGGTCTCTGAAACAACCTTGTCTCTTAAAATACTGCTTTAtgaaaaggaacattttaagaTGCTTTAACCTAATAGTTCATGCATACTTGCTCACATTCAGGGTTTAAAATGCCAATATGAAATAAAGACCTATAAAAATTCATAGTATAAGACAGTTTAAATATTTGACTAAATTAAAAAACTTCAGCTATCCCTTTGGGAAGAGTGATGgtgacaaagaaatggaatagtCAAGTACATGAAGGGCACCAACACATCTAAACAATTTTTGTGAGGATTCACATGTAATGAAACTGGCACAGAAGAACTCTTTGGGACTGATGTATGAGGCATGACCTAAGGATGGCCCTAGAATATAAAGACATATAGATAAATGACCAAGGCCTAAGGCAGGTGCCATATTTTCCTTGGTGGTAAGAAAATGATACGGTGATAACACCTACAGGATAGAGTGGAAGAGGGATGATTAACAACAGATCCATGTGTTTGGCttaaatgtaagtttttattGTTCCTTTAATCACAAACATTTAGGTgtttactaagtgaaataaaccaaggATACAAAGTTTAAAATACCTAACCCTTGTCCTCAGAAGTGCAATGTAGATGTGCaaacaattaaaatacaaaatggtaaCTGCTAGAATAGAGAAGGCGTGCTTCACAGCCAACAAGCTGACACTTCGGCTCAAGTAGGGTTTGTTAGGCAGATGGGACAGGGGCAAAAGAAGGACATTCCAAGTGGGTAATTTAATGGGAAAGTCACAAAAGAACTCTTTGACactaatattaaaacattaaaggatgggcgcctgggtggctcagtcagttgagcgtccaactcttgatttcagctcaggtcatgatccgagggtcATAGGATTCTGCCCTgagtcagcctctgcactgagtgtggagtctgcttaagattctctctctccctctgcccctctcccccaattgcacactctaaaattaaaaattaaaaaaaaaaaaaaaaacattgaaggaTGGTGTCAGAAGTGGCAAAAATTAAGACAAGTGACCAAAGTCTTACCAAGAGAGGTAGTCACAGATTTTAGAAAGAGGGTAGGTGGAATCAACAAAAGCATGAAGAGTatagaaaatgacaagaaatgaTGCTATGTAAGTTAAGCAAGGGTTTATCTCGGGGGTGATAAAGCATCTTTAAAACAATTCTAAGGAAAAGGAGATGCTCAGATATCCATGCAAGAAAACTCAGCATGGTGGTAATGTGGAAGATGGACTAGAAGGGAGTAGTCACCTGCTGAAGCAGATCAAATGGAAGGCCAGTTTATGATATCCATAATATTCACAAGCCAGTCAACTAAAAGAAGAGTTCTTGAATACACAAGAGCCATGCACTATATTATACAGCCTTTTATGGTAATCTCACGTagaatttcatttaatcctcatttcTGAGGATTAAATATCCTCAGAATATTGAGGAGATAAATATCATCTCTCCTATATGGGTGAAATTCAAAGTAATAAGAActtcccaaggtcatgcagctaatAAGTGAAAGAGCTATGACACAAAGCTACCTATTCCAAGGCCAGGGTTCTTCCTACAAAAATAACATAGCTATTTGAGATAGTATATGCTGACAGAAATAGGACTAGAGCAAACTAACCCAATAAGggatatggtatttttttaaggtctttttaaaaatgggagtgAAAAGAATGTGAATAGATGGGTACTGGTAATAGTACAATCACTGCAGAATAGCAGGCCTGGACACTCAGGTCTAAGTACTGAAAACCGTAATTAGgtggaaatgtgaaaataaaattcagttaacATTTTATAATCTTATCTCCCTttatataaaagaacaaaatatccaAAAAGGTTATTACTTGctcccccaaaatatttacttttcaggCTTACCTCACAACGTAATTTACACATACAATGCACTGTGGTTGAGAGTTCTTAGTGTTATATATGACGGTCGCTTGAGTTTCAACCCAGACATATCCACCTCTTTTGGCAAGCATCCTGTACTGTCCTGTGGTGACTTGGCCTTTAGTAAACACTAggagtgaaaaggaaaaacagtcatGCAGAGAAAATAACTTCTAATTTTCAATCAAATAAATGGATGCTGAATGttgattattttagaaaagagatgtttattttaatagaatCAGTTATAATTGTTTAAAGTGACAGAGAAAAAGCCCCAGcatagccaaaaaaaaaacacagttcaTTCTTCTAACCCCTAAAATAAACTCCTTTCCTGCCAATCttcactttaaataaaatgaaagccagGAATGAGGGACAGCAGTGACTAATTCCTTTAATGACTTATATGTTGAAAGTATCAAAAAGACTAGACAATGAATAATCTTGATTCTACAGAGCACATTTGAGCAAGTGGCACTGCTacatttccttacatttctacTGAGGTTTCCAGAGAATTAGCAATGCTTCAAATAGCTGTGCTCGCATATTTGAATCTCAGCTGGTATCATGCTGAAATCTTGGCAATTTAGGCAAACTTAATCAATTGTTAATTTGGGAGCAAGTACCAGATAAAAAGTAATGATGACATTATCTTGAGTC includes the following:
- the HIF1A gene encoding hypoxia-inducible factor 1-alpha; this encodes MEGAGGANDKKKISSERRKEKSRDAARSRRSKESEVFYELAHQLPLPHNVSSHLDKASVMRLTISYLRVRKLLDAGDLDIEDEMKAQMNCFYLKALDGFVMVLTDDGDMIYISDNVNKYMGLTQFELTGHSVFDFTHPCDHEEMREMLTHRNGLVKKGKEQNTQRSFFLRMKCTLTSRGRTMNIKSATWKVLHCTGHIHVYDTNSNQSQCGYKKPPMTCLVLICEPIPHPSNIEIPLDSKTFLSRHSLDMKFSYCDERITELMGYEPEELLGRSIYEYYHALDSDHLTKTHHDMFTKGQVTTGQYRMLAKRGGYVWVETQATVIYNTKNSQPQCIVCVNYVVSGIIQHDLIFSLQQTECVLKPVESSDMKMTQLFTKVESEDTSSLFDKLKKEPDALTLLAPAAGDTIISLDFGSNDTETDDQQLEEVPLYNDVMLPSSNEKLQNINLAMSPLPASETPKPLRSSADPALNQEVVLKLEPNPESLELSFTMPQIQDQPASPSDGSTRQSSPEPTSPSEYCFDVDSDMVNEFKLELVEKLFAEDTEAKNPFSTQDTDLDLEMLAPYIPMDDDFQLRSFDQLSPLESSSTSPQSVGTITVFQPAQMQEEPPVTTTSTTATTDELKTVTKDGIEDIKILIASPSPTHVPKVTTGATTSLYGDTGSRTASPNRAGKGVIEQTEKSHPRSPNVLSVTLSQRTTIPEEELNPKILALQNAQRKRKIEHDGSLFQAVGIGTLLQQPDDRATTTSLSWKRVKGCKSSEQNGMEQKTIILIPSDLACRLLGQSMDESGLPQLTSYDCEVNAPVQGSRNLLQGEELLRALDQVN